One Miscanthus floridulus cultivar M001 chromosome 11, ASM1932011v1, whole genome shotgun sequence DNA window includes the following coding sequences:
- the LOC136493523 gene encoding uncharacterized protein — protein MPADKHLAAAAPYLPAELIPDIARHLTTLQDFFALRAACRSYRAALTPSRAVLASQPPHLLVPHHASSPCSLALIHPPRRRLLRFRAPSHPFRSAVVASDGARVVTFDHFARELSVTHLLSGDRVRVPDAPFLFSRAVLAGDLVLLIAPGWVQYCRLGDGRWREAYCRLGGCGGSLFGGLYMMVGMLAVNGVLYALLNTCQLAVAELMDNKVELKLLGGEVSDHVRDAWMESKDFMLGACAGEPLLIFKVSVKPEYKVFRWEPAEQRWVRAMNLGRRTLFMSGNGFDAWVGPDSPGIRGDCIYEALPRAAGWSEYSLVDDTYELVTIDYQGAPDLDALRKQVWVLPSLY, from the coding sequence ATGCCCGCGGACAAGCACCTCGCCGCCGCGGCGCCGTACCTACCGGCGGAGCTCATACCGGACATCGCTCGGCACTTGACGACGCTCCAGGACTTCTTCGCCCTCCGCGCCGCCTGCCGCTCCTACCGCGCCGCGCTGACACCCTCCCGCGCGGTCCTCGCGTCCCAGCCGCCGCATCTACTCGTGCCCCACCACGCCTCCTCCCCGTGCTCGCTGGCCCTCATCcaccccccgcgccgccgcctcctccgctTCCGTGCGCCCTCGCACCCTTTCCGCAGCGCCGTCGTTGCATCCGACGGCGCCCGCGTCGTCACCTTTGACCACTTTGCCCGCGAGCTCTCCGTCACCCACCTCCTTTCCGGCGACCGGGTTCGCGTCCCCGACGCTCCCTTCCTGTTCTCCCGCGCAGTCCTCGCCGGCGACCTCGTCCTCCTCATCGCACCCGGGTGGGTTCAGTACTGCCGCCTGGGGGACGGCCGATGGCGGGAGGCGTATTGCCGGCTCGGGGGCTGCGGCGGCAGCCTCTTTGGTGGTCTTTACATGATGGTCGGCATGCTCGCGGTCAATGGCGTCCTATATGCTCTCCTCAACACGTGCCAACTCGCAGTCGCAGAGCTGATGGACAATAAGGTTGAATTAAAGCTGCTTGGAGGGGAAGTGAGTGACCATGTCAGAGATGCTTGGATGGAAAGCAAGGATTTCATGCTTGGGGCTTGTGCTGGTGAGCCCTTACTCATCTTCAAGGTATCGGTCAAGCCTGAATACAAGGTTTTCCGGTGGGAACCTGCGGAGCAAAGGTGGGTGAGGGCTATGAACCTGGGAAGGCGGACGCTTTTCATGTCTGGCAATGGCTTTGATGCTTGGGTTGGTCCAGATTCACCTGGAATTCGAGGGGATTGCATATATGAGGCTCTGCCACGGGCAGCAGGTTGGAGTGAGTACTCTTTAGTTGATGACACTTATGAACTCGTCACTATTGATTACCAAGGTGCACCAGATCTAGATGCCTTAAGAAAGCAGGTTTGGGTGCTTCCGAGCTTGTACTGA